A region of the Hydra vulgaris chromosome 12, alternate assembly HydraT2T_AEP genome:
CGCAAATGACATATCTGTTacgtaataaaaataagtaaaataaatctaaaaaaaaactttattgttttgagagatgcaagattataattttttcgaATTCAGCAAGTTTTAAGCTCCTTTGGTACCAAATTTTAGTACCAAATTACAGCGAATTTGGTGATGTAGTGTTCAACCccatgttttttgaaaaatttttactcTCTTGTAAAGTAATAGTTGctttcaaaatctttattacTTAGCTTGTTTTACAACTTAGGTTggcttatattaaaaaaaaaaaaaaataataaaacttttgtttttatgttacatTACATGACATACAAATCCAACCCAATATCATACTAACCAATAACAACTGGTTTGGTCTACatgtaaatgatattttatcttcaaaCTTTCTgacaaacttttaatattagaggaaaggaaaaaagttaaactaaagtttattgaaataactaaaaaaatatgtatatggTAAGTCAATGAAAtagttttattcaattaaaaatgttgatacaaaatttttataagtgcattcttaaaaacaaaataaaaaaaaatttgaaaaaaccaagatattatgaaaaagataaatttactaaaactaagTTGCTTAAAATCAaccattaaaacaaaacaaatagataacaacaacaacaacaacaaaaaaaatcgaAGCAAACAATATATGCCTAATAAGGATCTAGACAaacaataaatgcaaaaataacaatgttcaatttatcaaaatataaaacaagtaaagtatataaaatctGCTACTGTGGTATAAAGGAATGCGTTTGTTGAGCACCAGGATAAGGCTGTTGAGCTACTGGATACGGAGGTTGTTGAACACCAGGATATGGCGGAGGAGGAATGTTGGCGtttgctataaaaatataaaaatgaaatatttctaactaaatatataaatagaaaaattgaaaaaaaaacaaacaaatgcaataaatatatattatacttgaaTTTAAGAAACTGTGATAGTTTGATACATAAAAGTACAACTCATTATCAGACCAAAATATTCAATAACAGCCCCCTCAAAAAACccaattattgttttttctcCACAGTAATACACGCAATTAAATCCTATCAAAAACTGTTGATTAAAACTATAAGcagaagtttttaaacaaacccAACATAACAGGCAAACTTAAGAAAAGCCATAATGAAAGCGTGATGCTTTAAAATAACACCTACATGTTGTGAATCTCTATATTGAAATAGTCACTTGCGTTGGGTTCAGCGCATATATTTACTTAGGGTTTGGGTATGTACAATCTAGATaagacttttattattaaaaaaaaaattatatacttcaaatatggttttaaatgatataaattgaaaagaaactccaataaatcttgttttaaaatgttttatataaaacaaagtttcaaaaaatacacaCTCATTAGTGTGTTGACTTTTGTCAAAAGTCAACACACttatgtgtgtgtttttatgTTTGAcaaattttctatattattttctaaattgaacaattataataacataaaatcatattcatttacattaatttttcaaaaagatctcccactaataataataaaaaaaaatattactaatcaTTAAAACAGTGTAGTATCTGTGTTTGcagtttgtaattaattttctttttgtaacatCCTCAATattagacaaaataaattttaaattaagtttctCAGAGTTTAAACATTGAGGCAAGTCTTGAACAACTTTTACTTTCAGCACATATTTTACTGCTTGTTAATTTAATTGAGGATTTTTAGTCCAAAGTGTTTTCAGACAAGTAAGAGCATTCTGGCAATTACCAACTTTCTTAATATCTTCTTCAAGATAGTgatcattttaaacaaaatttgtttccCAAACCATATTTTGTGCTAGTTACCGctaataaaattacaaactacTTCTTGTTGTTCAATAGATGAGttaacaagaaaataatataaaaatgcataaattgCTGTTGAATTCCGTAATGTATTAGGAAAATAGATTATAggaaaatatacattttaattataagtaaaaataaaattttcatatattgTAAAAcgattaaatataattttctaatattgtaaaaattttcatatattggaaaataaaattttcatatattgTAAAACGATTTCAAACCAACTCTCCACCCTAAAATTTTGTAGTATAGttacttttccttttttattttaccagtATACTGCCCTGATAAGAAAGAACACAGTAGCTAAATTTTcaagatgaattttttttttgtgagtaatactattaataattattttcttgaCCCGGTGTGTAAGTAAGAACATCATATGTGATCTCGTATCATCATATGTGATTGTAAGTATctgttttagatgttttaattttttagatgtttcAACTTTTAACAATAGAACAGctaattttacttcttttgtAACATCTTCAGAACCACTACTTGGTGTTCATTATAGTTAAAACGTTTTCTGCCAAAATGGAGACACcaactttcattttaaaaatgttttttgacatttttaagttttttgcttcTCTCATAGTTGCTTTATATATTGATTAGGTTTAATCAGCATCAATATATAATTGTTAGTTTATATCTAATCCAATATCTTTAACAAAGAAATTGCACACTGCAGCAACTTTTCTTGATGATAACTTTGCTgctgttaataattttaaaactgatgAAGTTGTGCATTACCTTTTCTTTCTGGAGTTAGAATCAGGCATTGGTGTGTCAAAACATTCATCCCCACTTATCTCAATTATCATAGTATCAATTATAATATCTGTATCTTGTATAGATGAGTCAttctagttttaatttttttctgattcgTTTTGATGGATGAATTTTTGTTGGGTTAGCTACTTTATTAGAACAATAACCTGGTCTTCCTTGTGCTTATATCtatacattacaaaattttttgtcttcACTTATTAGTTACATACCTTTCAAATCAAGCgagaaaaagaaatgttaactgattttttttgttttcttaagtATTTATCATACtctattattagattttatactttttgatgGACAGATTGCTTTGATTaagtaagaaataaaattttttttaccacaaTTCTCTCAGTTCTACACAAATTATTTTCGATTTGGTTTAACTTTGACTTTTCTAAACACACAGATTTGAATCTTCTAATTACTGGagctttagattttttttaaactgtttttaaattgtcaatatTGACTACACATTTTCTAGTAACATtgtaaaatctatttttttctaaattctttgtcaaatttttcttgcttttgttaattaaaatgcttttatgacattctaaaaaaaaagttttactgaaATTATTCCACTAATTAAAAGagacaaatatatacattattctaaaatatagaaattactCCACTATATTAAAAGAgacaaatataaacattttcaaaatgaaaattagTTATCTTTGATTTGCATGAAAGGTAATACtactaatatattattatttgttattatatgttattatatgttAATGTTTTCAGAGATGATTTTTAGTGTGTATTTATTCTGTTTTgggatttatttatttgatatatatatacccaaCATAACATATTATCTTTTCAAATAGctttaatgttaaattaaataagaaaatatgtttGCTGTGGTGggtgaccttattttttaaaaattaaaacaaataacagaTATATTCCtctaatatacataaatactcACCCACTAATGCTATagtgtttcaaaaatttcataaaaggTGTTAAAAGTCAACACCCTTACACACATACCTATAGTGCATATAGATATTCATTTGTGGACTgcagcattcccttgcatgTCTACCTAGACTAGGctgaaaaacagttttttcagaaaatgaagaaaaaaacagagaataatgaaaataaaaaggattGCTGCCCCAACccaaacccttagtcgatgtagcagcattcccttgtaTGTCTACCTAGATAgttagttgatgtatgtactgaagccatTACAGCTAcctattttattatatgtcatatattatattacatgcAATATTGCATTGCTCATCATATTGCCTCCTGAGTGAACATTTCcttgtaattttttgaataaaaacatgtGAACACCACTGGTTAAATTGTTGAATTCTTCAACAATTTAACCATTAACAGCCATATTGCACAGTATGAAACAATTTAATCATATTAACAGCCAATTTAATAGGTTTTAACACTTTCAAAATTTGTTCCAATATCTGGAAGCTTCAAGGCATGGTttcagttttaactttttaatcatGGGAATTAATGAGTTCAACTGAGTTAAGATGCCATATTTCAgcatctgttttttattttcaacttgaaaattttaatcaacttatgtgaattatttatttatctatttaattattACTCAATGTTACATCGAAATGCTCTATTGCTGATTCTATGAGCAACTCTAAAGATCATCATTGTCATTGTAACCTGATTCTGAATCATCAATTCCATTGAAATCGCATTCTTGGCAGGACAATTTGCCAACAATTCAGCCAAAGTTTTGCAGTTAACATATCTGTCTactttcatttgttttttgGAAACTTCAGCACATGCTTTATCTACTTTCacatttttgataattatattatgGATTGGTCTCATGTGGGTGATCAGACCTGATGTGCTCAAACATTTGTATCTTATGAGAGGACTGCATACAAGGTACAATTGCACTAGtttagacaataaaaaaaaaaacattaaggtgattaatatatatatatatatatatatatatatatatatatatatatatatatatatatatatatatatatatatatatatatatatatatatatatattattgtcaGAGGGCGCTATGTCTGGGGAATATGGTGAATACAACTTCATGATGCAGTATGATGTTCTTCCTATTCAACATCGCCAGCCTTTTTTGTTGGATTTTTGACTTTGAATTATACAGTTGCAAACACTTCTCCAAATTAAGATTTTCATTTGGTTTTAAAAGCTCATAATGTATTGGTACTTGAATGTCCTACCATGTACACAACATTCTCTTATTCAGAGTCAAATGCGGTTTAGATAAAGGGCTAGGTTTTCTAGGTTCACAATAAGCTCTTTTTCTAcgatttttttgtatgtaatcCATTTTTTATTCCCAGTTATCATACTGTTCAGGAAGCGCTCGGTTCTGTTCCAAATAAGTAGAGATCAGGGGCTATTCTTGACCATTTTCGATAGCATCGACCGTATTTGGGCACCAATTTGGctgctttacaaatttttttcctggAATAGCCCCTGGAGATGTGCATATGACAACTCAATCATGCAAATTCTTCTAACTTAATTCATGTAGCATCCATCTTGAATATTTCCATACTAATCCTATCTTTTGATATGATCTAAAAAAGTTTGCTCAGCTGAACTAAGTGTTTGCGCAATCTCAAATGTTGTCAGAAAAATGTTGTCTCTAAAATGTTTCTAATAACATCATTGTCAATCAAAGATAAATGCCCAGCACGTGACTGATCAGAAAGATCAAAATTacttgtttgaaattttttgaatcatCTTCTATCAGAAACAGTACTTTCACCAAAcactttcaataaatttctacATGGTTTTGTAGCATTTCTTCCTTGTTGAAATTCGTATAAAATACAgtgacataaataaaatttatcaatttaccATGTTTACAATATCACTTTATAATAaagacaaacaaaaaatatctgagttattttgctacatttaaatgaatactttaaacaataaaaataatgagcAAAACATGTGCTAAATAAACATGTACTAACGtgtcaaaaactatttttatagaaacaGACAGAATTTTCCAGTTACATGAAATGCCACAGATAATACCATACTAAAACTGCTATTTGCAAGAGCCTCAATATATATACCAACTATGGATatggtaatattaaaaataattttaattattagttacAATTTCAGATATGATATgaaatttatagtaaataatttttttaaaaagtaaataacatattaaagattttaaaaaaacaagaatggcagaaaaattttaataacaattttcttattaataaattttgtcaaaatcttacacttattaacaaattttgtcaaaattttatacatattaacaaattttgtcaaaattttatacatattaacaaattttgtcaaaattttatacatattaacaaattttgtcaaaattttatacatatttacatattttgtcaaaattttatacatgtttacaaattttgttaaattttatacatatttacaaattttgtcaaaagataaaagtttaattttttttttaattttaaaaagtaaaaatgaaaacaataaaagaaatgagaaaaaaaaaaactacatatttACTAATGGTTTTAGAAAGTATTGAGTACCTAAGTTTTGTTGAGTAGGAGGAGGATATGGTGTAAAATCAACAGGGTAACCTTGTTTGACTGGATATTCAACTGGTGTTGGATAAACAACTTGCTGAGGATACCCACCAAACGGTTGCTGAGGATAACCACCTTGTTGCTGAGGGTAACCAGGTTGTTGTTGAGGATAGCCAGCTTGTTGGGGATAACCAGGTTGAACTTTAGGATAAGAATCTGAACTTTCTGGTTGTACAGTACCATATTGTGGACTTGAATATTGTACTTGGGTATTAGTTTGCCTTCTTTTATATGCTCGAAAACAGCATATAgcaatgaaaacaataaaaaaaagtagcgcAAATACTCCACCAACAATAAACTTCCAAGTTACAGCAGTAACAgatatagctttaaaaaaaaatcatagctataagaaagcttaaaaataattctccaagataattcataaaaaaataactttacaatGCTtagtgtaataaaattaatttttttaaaaaagccagAAAAATGTATTGAATTCACCTTCATCATAAGCTACATAACCAACAACAAAACCTCGATTgcttgattttgaaaaaatagatgTTTGAAAATCAATCTCTAATGAGTAATATTTTGTAGTTAATTGACCTTTTTTGTAAATAGTCCACTCATTTTTACCAGTAATCTGGGACGATTTTTTACCTAAAGCATATTTAAGGAgataaagaatgaaaaaataataacaatatactATAAATAGATACAACATAAATAATcaacaaagtaaaaatataagaaaaaagagaaatcaaaataaataagtaattaaaataagtttaaaaaacaaaaaattatcaaaaattaaaaagattttaaaaattacttaataaaattttgttaaaaaatcattttatttttctactaatGATCCTGTCTATTTTCATTTAGATGCTCTGGTTTAAAAGACAGGCTTTACCTGAGCATTAACTTTGTAGTACAATTAACAGAAGCAAAAATTAGCCTGCGCAAAGTTATGAGAAAGTTGTGGTCAACTTtcaacaaacaatttttaaatcttagttATAAGAAAAAAGCCTCTATTCATCTACCTTACATTCGTCTACCTTATAATTTACCTGCCTTATAATTCATCTACCTTATATTCATCTACCCTGTAGTTGACATAGATTTAATTGCATGTAAATAATGGAAATGGTACTTTATTGCTTCCTCTTGCCTTTTTCAAGTAATGTTTTTGCATTGTCCTTGATTTTCTGTAATGTCATTAAATAGCAACTTagttgttttcatttatttttttaatatttactattgaaagttttttaaattttttatatcttgctTGTTTATTAATGCTTATTTTAATgtctcttttattttatttttttttaatataattttttattttttgttaattgattttgttgctaaacaacaatttttttcaaaactttttgttgcCTTAACATTTAGTGACATTAGAGgaagtttttcttttactcTTCCGATGGCAATAATtccatatacttttttatttattatttgctcCAGTAAACCGTTTTCGGTTTACTGGAGCAATTTATGACTcttgcaaaaatataattttttctctcaaaagtataattattgttgaaattaaaatgaaaaacacaaagtcatttttataaataaaaaaattgcataataaactGCAATGATCTTTAAAAGACACGGTTGTTgcacaacaaaaaattaaaaaaaagcgctgatttaaaatgcaaatgcTCTGATTAGATCggactattttgataaatatgaaattattacactctaatttatatcaataaaatataaaattatttaactgataaaaaatgaaaatattacacAAGCTCTCACTACCGCCGAGGCCtgcatgtttatataaaaatgattttaaatttactgaTGTGGTTAATTGGCACAATTAACCAcaacagtaaaattaaaaacaattgtttatatttaagatGTAGCAAaggaaaatattataaataaaatactttttaggtgtttttcttacaaaagcaaattttatcgTTACTATTTATAATTGGAAGTACTTATcgtataaaactataaaaatttactaatacaTATCCAGTAATAAATGTTCTGTAAATTTTGTTAAGTCAATGTGGGAGGGAATAATAAACTTGTTTAAGGAATCAGTGCTATAAGAAAGGAAATCAGTGCTATAAGAAAGGAAATCAGTGCTATAAGAGAAATCAGTGCCATAAGGAATCAGTGCTATAAGAAAtgaaaaagaactaaaaaatgcTGGATAAACAAAAAACCCCATATTTAAACAATGATAAcggcaatttgtatttttaatttcaaattggtTGTAACTTTTTTCCAGTGAGCAAATCTAGGTTTTGTGCTTTGTGTTTTTCCTGTCctgattatttattataaatgatatgtaaacatataataatatatgtatatcaaattcattttaaatttataattttaaattcattttaagtttatagttataacaaatatatattataaaaagtatataattataaactttatttactataaaagactatttaatataataaaattcaatgCACAGAAAATTAATGTAAGGAAAAGAGTATAAATGGttagttatttataatgtaagcgctatgattttatttatgttataatctatattttatttatgttatagatctatataaattatagagatgtttataataatttgtttgaccTTTTTATGTGATTGTGCAGCATATTATGATCCgtttttacattttgtataattttttgaaaatttttagaatataatCTTGAATCTATTGATGATCATTTCAATGGGAAAGTGTTcaataagtaactttttaaaaataaaactacagcttgcttaaattacttttatatacaattttttaaaatattagatgaAATACTTTGCAGTAAAGTTATCAAAATGGATCACCTATctcaatgaattttttttcattcaatataAATTACTGATGATATTCATGATGCTGATACTGGTGATATTCATGAATACTGATGATATTCATGAATGCTTAAGAACTGACATGAGAGTACAAAATTAAGACTGTCAAAGTTAATGTCATAGGTGTAGTGGCTCTAAAAAGCCCATTAAGacctatatattttataaggtCTATATATGCAGGATTTTACAATACATGTTTGATGTAAAGGCCcataaatacatacaatatatgtatgtatttatgggcctttacatacatgcatacacatatacatactatgtatatatatatatatatatatatatatatatatatatataaatatatatatatatatataaatgtaaattatgttagtgtattttacaaatagagtgctcaatgttcttaaagaacagagcaataataaatttaataataaataataataataatatatatatatatatatatatatatatatatatattatatatatatatatatatatatatatatatatatatatatatatatatatatatatatatatatatatatatatatatatatacatacagacaTATAAGTCAAAAGAGACTGGTAAAAAgaatggtaaaaaaagtctcattCAACACTTTTTATTAACATTCAAGCGACATCAACAATTAGGCGACATTTTAATGTCGGTTAAAAgttaatcaattaaaataatgcgGAAACAcagttagttttacatttttttaaaagctacaataactttttttttaaatattgaggagtgttgctacattgactgacaaataggtaaaaCATGAGAGGGAACAATGACAAAACTAATGGACCTGATAATcctcttttcaaaaaatatttttgaagaacctaattttaattataatccaGTTCAACTGATACAATTTGATTGGAATAAGgttaaaagatgtcttttaaagGAGGCAGTTAATAAGTCATTGACATTTTGCAGAGCTTATATTGGTAAAGCAGGTATTGTATAAGATAATAGAAGCTTGCAGAATTAGTTGTCACTTATTTATccccttttaatataaataaaaaaaaactggtgCTATTCCTCATGCAAAATTTGATATACCTAGGTCTGGCTATTACAAGCCTGAGAACAAAGTAAAAGTTGATATCAAGGAAATTTGTAAAATAGATACAAATACTGGTAAAAAATTACCATCCTTGTCTGTCTTGGTTAATGACTTTTCTCACCTGATTTTTGACATAATTAAGCTTGATAAGCAACAAGTTAAAGACTGGCTCTTACTTACACCAAACTATTGGCATACTCAGCCATGcttcaaaagttttcaaaaacatgctgaaactttgatttttgtaaatgaccATTAAGAATGGTCTATAGGTATGATGGGACAGTATATTCATAGATATTTCAATGAAACTGAAAAACACAACAGATTGCTCACCGTAGACAAAGTTCGATCTGTATTCagatcaccaaaaaaaaaatctattacaatttcaaaaagtaaatttaatgatGGGCTTGGTGTGATACAGAAAAAGATAAAGAGATAAATTTGATAATTGATTagaaaatcaaatgtttttttgttataaaatttccAATATACATTTATCTTTTCATTTATTCTTactcattttgatttttcagtATAGATAAATAgcgcttttttaaatataggtaaCTGACATTGCATGCATGAGGGGGAATGAACTTCCAAAAAACACCATGGTATgaatctttaataaattaatttttttgctgaactaaaataaagttttccaAACTATTATAAAGTTTCTCTATTGCATTCGCTTTCGATTACTCAGAGACAATGGCTgcctattttaaataaatctggtctggatttaaaaaaaaaacaacctggaTTTGCCAACTAGAAAAAAGTGCAGACTTTTCAAGTTTGCTTTCAAGACTAGTTTGTACCAGTCATCAAAAATCAAAGTGAAACCTTATTTTTCAAGTACGAATTCAGTTCAAGTTCACTTCTTGCATTACACTTTAGTCAAAATTCATATTTGAAGTATAACTTGAAATTTCAAGTTCACTTTTCatatttggaaattattttctctttctcaagttttttaagttgaacttaaaactacaaatttttAGGTACAGCAGGAGTTTAAGTTCTTTATAATTATGATTTTTAGACATGATTAGCTTTCAAATCGAattcttgaaataatttttttttcaccacTGCATTCTGAATTAAACACAAGCATGTACAACCAGCAGCAAGTTTATTTATAGCACAATTAGTTTATTTACCTGGATGAAATTATCCTAATAGCTAAAGCCCAATCTGAATGTAAGTCGACATAGTAAtccaaaataagaaaaatatatatttttttattaactccaaaatgtaaagaattaaattaacaacttcaaaattatttaaaggttttgcatttaaaaaatttaagatatttatacaaaaatttttatttgaacttaaataaaaaatatttaaacaaaaaattgacaaaCCTTTAACTTTAACATAATCCAATCCATACAAATCCATGTCCATAAAATTCAACTTATATACTTGGTTACTGGTAAAACTTTCAATGTCCCATTCACAGTTGATTGAAGTTAGAAAATTCTTAGAGTTATATGTTAATGGCCATTTAGGACTAAATACAATTCCCACTCGATTGTAAATATTACTGCagataaaatagatttttatcatcatgatcatgatcaatatatatgtatgaatatatatatatatatatatatatatatatatatatatatatatgcatgtatatatatatatatatatatatatatatatatatatatatatatatgtgtgtgtgtatatatatgtgtgtatatatatgtgtgtgtgtgtatatatatatatatatttagtgttgtatatatatatatatatatatatatatatatacacacacacatatatacatacatatatatatacatatatacatacatatatatatatatatatacacatacacacatatatacatacatatatatatatatatatatatatatatatatatatatatatatatatatatatatatacacacacacatatatacatacatatatatatatatacatatatatatatatatatatatatatatatatatatatatatatatatatgcatgtatatatatatatatatatatatatatatatatatatatatatatatatatatatatatatatatgtgtatatatatgtgtatatatatgtgtgtatatatatgtgtgtgtgtgtgtatatataaatatatatatatatatatatatatatatatatatatatatatatatcataatatttagtgttgtatatatatatatatatatatacacacacatatatacatacatatatatatatatatatatacatatatatatatatatatatatatatatatatatatatatatgtgtgatatatatatatatatatatatatatatatataacactaaatattatgatatatatatatatatatatatatatatatatataaatttttctctaACAAAAGAcctttcatataaaatatagattttatatgaAAGGCTTTCTGTgttagagaaaattttttaaattttgtcaaaatttaactaataaatatattttactcatcttagtttgaatagtttttattgttttaaaatttatatattttatatataaatttcaaaacagcgatttatagttataattaaaaacgataaagaaaaaacttttattatggaactataagtttcatgcctaacggcaatcatcagccatatattacaaaattaaaaattaaacaattagaaTTACGGTGGCGTGAGTTCTAATGACTCCAtggaaataaagttttaaaagttttgaaagtataacgTGACGTAAACCAACCAGGATCAATCTTCGGTATCAAAAGAGGAAATAAAGAACTTATTATTGTGCCTGCACTTTGAGATTATTTCACTCCTTGTATTAAATAGGTTTTCTCCTTTATACATCAAAATTTGGAACTTCCCGTTCAAACAAAGGTTACAAACTCTTGATGTTGGGTTGTATGGtttgcattttttaacaatcttcCATCTGACAAAaggtgtaaagtttttttcttttaatttccatacTTCTTTTGATAGCTTTGTATCATTCTTGTACCTAActacattaaaagatt
Encoded here:
- the LOC100201118 gene encoding uncharacterized protein LOC100201118 isoform X2 is translated as MIGFVLILAIFGKVHNLNNASCGQTSFRLNSGYITSSTSGDCVYKIDVSSQFRWVLLEWTEFTFDATMPYCNDGDSLEVLTGCFQKTSVSLFCTRNMKQLPHAIFAFDGCIEIRLKPRNQRFLSKFKANYQSFPQDQVIPPKFYSTCNSNIYNRVGIVFSPKWPLTYNSKNFLTSINCEWDIESFTSNQVYKLNFMDMDLYGLDYVKVKGKKSSQITGKNEWTIYKKGQLTTKYYSLEIDFQTSIFSKSSNRGFVVGYVAYDEAISVTAVTWKFIVGGVFALLFFIVFIAICCFRAYKRRQTNTQVQYSSPQYGTVQPESSDSYPKVQPGYPQQAGYPQQQPGYPQQQGGYPQQPFGGYPQQVVYPTPVEYPVKQGYPVDFTPYPPPTQQNLANANIPPPPYPGVQQPPYPVAQQPYPGAQQTHSFIPQ